The DNA segment GCCGACCTGGGGCGTCGACAACCGCACCGTCAGCCTGCGCGTACCGGGCGGCCCGGCCAACACCCGGCACATCGAACACCGCATCTGCGGCGCCGACGCCAACCCGTATCTGGCGGCGGCAGCGATCCTCGCCGGGATCCATCGTGGCATTCGCGACAGTCTTGATCCGGGTGCGCCGGTCGAGGGCAACGGCTATGCGCAAGCCAAGGAATTGCTGCCGACCGACTGGCTGACTTCGCTGCAGGCGCTGGAGAATTCCGCGTGGGCACGGGATGCCCTGGGCCAGGAATTTCTCGGGGTGTACCTGGCGGTGAAACGCGCCGAGTACCGGCAGTTCATGGCCGAGGTGGGTGAACAGGATTGGCGTTGGTACCTGACCGAAGCCTGAAGCCACAGCATCAATCCCCCCTGTAGGAGCGGGCTTGCTCGCGAAGGCGTCGTCACATTCAATATTTCAGTGACTGACCCACCGCATTCGCGAGCAAGCCCGCTCCCACAGGGGATTGCACTCCGAATTCCGAATTTTGTGTGGACACAGACATGACCCAACGCTGCAATTCCTACTACACCGCCACCCTCAACCAGGACACCGACTACCCGACCCTGCAGGGCCGGCACCAGGTGGATGTGGTGATCATCGGCGGCGGTTTCACCGGCGTTGCCACCGCCGTCGAACTCGCGGAAAAAGGCCTGAAAGTCGCCATCGTCGAGAGCAATAAAATCGGCTGGGGCGCCACCGGACGCAATGGTGGCCAAGTCACCGGCAGCCTCTCCGGCGACGGTGCGATGCGTAAACAGATGCGCCCGAAGCTCGGTGATGAAGTCGACGATTTCATCTGGCACCTGCGCTGGCGCGGGCATGAAATCATCCAGCAGCGCGTGGCGAAATATGGCATTCAGTGCGACCTCAAACACGGTCATTTGCACGCTGCCTACAAGCCCAGTCACATGACTGATTTGCGCAACGACTACGAAGAAGCCGTGCGTCGCGGCCTGGGTGATCAAGTCAGCCTGCTCGACCGCAGCCAGGTGCGCGACCTGCTGCAAAGCGACCTCTACCACGGCGCGATCAAGAACACCCGCAACATGCACCTGCACCCGCTCAACCTGTGCATCGGCGAAGCGCGGGCGGCGGAGAGTCTTGGTGCATTGATCTTCGAGAACAGTGAAGTGTTGGAGATCATTCACGGCAAAACCACAGGGGTGCGCACCGCCCATGGCCAGATCGACGCCAATCAGGTGATGCTCGCCGGTGACGTCTATCACAAGCTCGAACCGGGTCAGCTCAAGGGCAAGATTTTCCCGGCCATGGGCGGCATCGTCACCACCGCGCCGCTGGGTGATCTGGCGCGGCAGATCAACCCCGAAGATCTGGCGGTGTACGACTGCCGTTTCGTTCTCGACTACTACCGCCTCACGGCTGACGGGCGCCTGCTGTTCGGTGGCGGCGCCAATTACAGTGGCAAGGATTCACGGGACATCGCCGCCGAGCTGCGCCCGTGCATCGAGCAGACGTTCCCGGCGCTCAAAGGGGTGCAGATCGACTACCAGTGGAGCTGCGCGATGGGCATCGTGATCAACCGCATCCCGCAACTGGGCAAGCTCTCGGACAACGTCTGGTATTGCCAGGGTTATTCCGGACACGGCATCGCGACGACGCACATCATGGGTGAAATCATGAGCCGCGCGATCACCGGGCAGATGGAACAGTTCGACACCTTTGCGCAGTGCCAGCACATTCGGGTGCCGATGGGGGATTTGCTGGGCAATCCGTTGCTGGCGGCGGGGATGTGGTATTACCAGATGCTTGAAAAACTGCGTTGATCGCACTGGCCCTTTCGCGAGCAAGCCCGCTCCCACAGGTTGATTGCATTCCAAATGTGGGAGCGAGCCTGCTCGCGAAGAGGCCAGCAGCCTCACTACAAACCTCAGTCCGGCAACTGCTCCCACATTGAAATGCATTCCAAATGTGGGAGCGGGCTTGCTCGCGATGAGGCCATCAACCTCAGCACAAAATCTCAATCAGGCAACTGCTCCACCACAATCCCCAACCGCCGATAATCCTCGATACTCCCCGACGCCACATGCCGCTCGGTAATCAGCGTATGCAGGCGCGTACACGAAGCCACCACAAACGGCTCCACCGCGCCTAATTTATCCGCGGTGGTCACCGCAATCACCCGCGCCGCGCTGTCGAGCAGCGCCTGCTTCACCGGCACTTCATCAAAATGCAGCGAGGTGACGCCCACCTCCGGATGAATCGCGCAGACGCCGGTAAACGCCAGATCGGCCTTGATCCCGGCCAACAACCGCACCGCCTCATGCCCACCGGCCGACATCGTGCGCGGGTTCAATTGCCCACCGGCCAGAATCACTTTCACGCCCTTGTATTCGGACAGGGCAATCGCCGTCATCG comes from the Pseudomonas sp. RSB 5.4 genome and includes:
- a CDS encoding FAD-binding oxidoreductase, giving the protein MTQRCNSYYTATLNQDTDYPTLQGRHQVDVVIIGGGFTGVATAVELAEKGLKVAIVESNKIGWGATGRNGGQVTGSLSGDGAMRKQMRPKLGDEVDDFIWHLRWRGHEIIQQRVAKYGIQCDLKHGHLHAAYKPSHMTDLRNDYEEAVRRGLGDQVSLLDRSQVRDLLQSDLYHGAIKNTRNMHLHPLNLCIGEARAAESLGALIFENSEVLEIIHGKTTGVRTAHGQIDANQVMLAGDVYHKLEPGQLKGKIFPAMGGIVTTAPLGDLARQINPEDLAVYDCRFVLDYYRLTADGRLLFGGGANYSGKDSRDIAAELRPCIEQTFPALKGVQIDYQWSCAMGIVINRIPQLGKLSDNVWYCQGYSGHGIATTHIMGEIMSRAITGQMEQFDTFAQCQHIRVPMGDLLGNPLLAAGMWYYQMLEKLR
- a CDS encoding DeoR/GlpR family DNA-binding transcription regulator, yielding MHDHSVTELPSLRRQKILLILERDGKVMASELSQHFAVSEDTIRRDLAELDNAGLVQRVHGGALPRPKDSGKDFFTRLDETDEVKVRLAQWAAQKVEDGQIVLFDSGSTTLQVARSLRADIQITAVTAAPMTAIALSEYKGVKVILAGGQLNPRTMSAGGHEAVRLLAGIKADLAFTGVCAIHPEVGVTSLHFDEVPVKQALLDSAARVIAVTTADKLGAVEPFVVASCTRLHTLITERHVASGSIEDYRRLGIVVEQLPD